The Anabaena sp. PCC 7108 region CCAGTGGCTAAGTTGAGGATAGCTGTTTCTGTACCTTCAACAATGGTGTCATCAATGGGATTAACTGTCACCGTGGCTGTTGCAGAACCCGCAGCAAAAGTTACAGTTCCCGTGAGGTTGCTGTAGTCAGTACCGTTAGTAGCTGTACCTGCGGTGGTGTAATTAACAGTTAAGGCACTGGTTGTGCTACCTGTTCTGGTGAGGGTAAAGACTCCTGGATTCGTCGGTTCAGCCGCATTAGCATCTGTAGCCGCTATGGTAATTACAGGTAAAGGAGGCAAGTCATTATCAGCAATATTGACAGTAGCAGTTTTAGCTGTACCCAGGGTATATCCTGTGCCAGCAGCTAAGTTGAGGATAGCTGTTTCTGTACCTTCAACAATGGTGTCATCAATGGGATTAACTGTCACCGTGGCTGTTGCAGAACCCGCAGCAAAAGTTACAGTTCCCGTGAGGTTGCTGTAGTCAGTACCGTTAGTAGCTGTACCTGCGGTGGTGTAATTAACAGTTAAGGCACTGGTTGTGCTACCTGTTCTGGTGAGGGTAAAGACTCCTGGATTCGTCGGTTCAGCCGCATTAGCATCTGTAGCCGCTATGGTAATTACAGGTAAAGGAGGCAAGTCATTATCAGCAATATTGACAGTGGCACTCTTCACCGTACCCAGGGTATATCCTGTGCCAGCAGCTAAGTTGAGGATAGCTGTTTCTGTACCTTCAACAATGGTGTCATCAATGGGATTAACTGTCACCGTTGCAGTATTACTACCAGCCGCAAAAGTTACAGTTCCCGTGAGGTTGCTGTAGTCAGTACCGTTGGTAGCTGTACCTGCGGTGGTGTAATTAACAGTTAATGCACTGGTTGTGCTACCTGTTCTGGTGAGGGTAAAGACTCCTGGATTAGTCGGTTCAGCCGCATTAGCATCTGTAGCCGCTATGGTAATTACAGGTAAAGGAGGCAAGTCATCATTAGTAATAGTGCCTGTAACAGCCGTTGTTGTGCCAACAGTGTAACCTGTACCGGAAGCTAAAGTTAAAGCAACGGTTTCATTAGCTTCAACAGTAGTATCTGCGGTGGGATTGATGGTTAATATTGCTGTACTCGAACCTGCTGCAAAGGTAATGGTTTTTCCGGTTCCAGGAGTTGCACCAGTGTAGTCACTACCGTTAGCTGTGCCGTTGATGCCATAGTTAACACTTAAGGCATTGGTGGTACTACCTGTACGGGTGAAGGTGTAAATCAGATTGGCTGTTCCATCTTCAGTGACACTGGGAGGAGATACAGCTAGGGTAATGACGGGAATAACAGCTACATCATCATTAGTAATAGTGCCTGTAACAGCCGTTGTTGTGCCAACAGTGTAACCTGTACCGGAAGCTAAAGTTAAAGCAACGGTTTCATTAGCTTCAACAGTAGTATCTGCGGTGGGATTGATGGTTAATATTGCTGTACTCGAACCTGCTGCAAAGGTAATGGTTTTTCCGGTTCCAGGAGTTGCACCAGTGTAGTCACTACCGTTAGCTGTGCCGTTGATGCCATAGTTAACACTTAAGGCATTGGTGGTACTACCTGTACGGGTGAAGGTGTAAATCAGATTGGCTGTTCCATCTTCAGTGACACTGGGAGGAGATACAGCTAGGGTAATGACGGGAATAACAGCTACATCATCATCAGTGATGGTTGCAGAAACAGGAGTAGTAATAGCTATATAACCAGTTCCACTGGTGACATTAACCGATATGGTTATATCGCTCTCAAATAGTGTGTCAGCAGTTGGATCGACTGTAACAGTTGCTGTACTACTGCCAGCTAAAAAAGTGACTGTACCAGTTGCCGTACCATTTAAATTGTCAGTGAAAGTGGTTGTACCACTTTCTGTGAAGTCAGTTCCTATGACTCCATTGCTAGAGGCACTAAAGTTGACTGTTAAAGTATTAGTAGTGCTACCTGTACGGGTGAAGGTATAAATCAGATTGGCTGTTCCATCTTCCGTGACGCTGGCAGGAGATACGGCTAGAGTGATAGTAGGTAAAACATTATTAGTAAGAGTGATGGTTTGATCGGAAAATTGTACTTTTTCGACACCAGATAATGTATCTATGCCATCACGATTACTTACTGAATCGGTAATTGTGGTTACTCCTGCATTGGTGGTGATTTGATATTGGGAAAAAGTACCTGAATAAACAGCAGTATCAGTTCCTTCACCTCCATAAAGAGTATCGTTACCTGTTCCCCCAAGTAACCTATCATCCCCTTGTTCACCGAATAAACGGTCATTGCCTCCACTACCTTGGAGAGTATCATTACCCAAACCACCAAACAAATCATCAGTGTTGTTACTACCTGTAATGGTGTCATTAACAACAGATGTGCTGAGAATATAATCTGTGGCTGCTAGTTGACTGCTACTAAAACCGTTGATTTTCAGTCTATAGCCATAAATGGGGTTAGAAGAGTTGTTAAAGCGGGCAGTAATGACGGCATCACCTAGAGAATCATCACTGATAAGAGTTAAGAGTGTTTGATAGTCAGCAATACCAACTGATCTGAGGTCAATTTTGTCTTGTCCTTGGACAAAATCAGTGACTACATCTAGGTCTTGGGAAAGAGTGGAATTATTGAAAGTTTCAAAGACAAATGTATCTAGTCCTGTGCCTCCTATGAAGGTATCAGAACCTGTTCCTCCCAGGAATCGATCATCTCCCTGTTCACCAAATAAACGGTCTTCACCTCCACTACCTTGGAGAGTATCATTACCCAAACCACCAAACAAATCATCAGTGTTGTTACTACCTGTAATGGTGTCATTAACAACAGATGTGCTGAGAATATAATCTGTGGCTGCTAGTTGACTGCTACTAAAACCGTTGATTTTCAGTCTATAGCCATAAATGGGGTTAGAAGAGTTGTTAAAGCGGGCAGTAATGACGGCATCACCTAGAGAATCATCACTGATAAGAGTTAAGAGTGTTTGATAGTCAGCAATACCAACAGTGCTGAGATCAATTTTGTCTTGTCCCTTGACAAAATCAGTGACTACATCTAGGTCTTGGGAAAGAGTGGAATTATTGAAAGTTTCAAAGACAAATTGATCTGAACCTGTGCCTCCTGTGAGGGTATCAGAACCTGTTCCCCCGAATAATTGATCATTTCCACCTTGTCCAAGAAGTGTATCATTTCCACCTTGTCCAAAAAGTTTATCATCACTAGAAGTTCCTTCAATAGTGTCATTACCTGATGTTCCGGTGAAATCCTGCTGTTCTACCTGAATAGTTTGCCCATTTACCGTAATTGTGGCTGAATCATCTTCTGCTTGCAAAGCTTGTAAGGTGGCATCATCTAGACTGTAACCTTGTACTAACTCAGCAAAAATTGCTCCTTCGTCTCCTGCACTATCTGTCAGGTTAATTTGAGCATCCACAAAATGTCCAATTTCTTCTAATAAAAGCGCACTAATAGCTGCTGGTGTGGCTGTAGCAACAAAATTAGCTGATAGATAAATCTGATTAGTGCTACTAGCATAAGCACCGTTAGCTGTTCCCAGAATGCTGCTATCAAGAATCTCAATTTGCGGAATTTGACTAAAGTCACCAGTTTGCCACTGTAAACGCAGAATTTCCGCTATGCTACGGTTGTACTGCGTACCAAAAGCTGTGTCGAAACTCTGCCAGAAACTGTCTAAACCAGAAAATGCGCTTAATTGGCTGTATGTTAGCGTCAGGGCAGAATTGAGTAAAGGATTCATAAAATAAGGCTTGTATGTATTTTTAACATCTTAGCCTTGTTTAGTTTTGATCCGCAACTAGTATATTGTTTGATCACAGTGATATTTCTGATACTTAGACTACAAAATAAGTAAAAACTTTAAAGAAGCTCAAATATGATCAGGACTTACGTAACTGGAACATTAGTTGTTGGTGCGTCAGACTGTATAAATCTAGTAAGTAAACAGATTTTTGATATCTGACGCACCCTACAATAGATTTTTAGGTGCTGGAACATTAGTTGTTGGTGCGTCAGACTGTATAAATCTAGTAAGTAAACAGATTTTTGATATCTGACGCATCCTACAATAGATTTTTAGGTGCTGGAACATTAGTTGTTGGTGCGTCAGACTGTATAAATCTAGTAAGTAAACAGATTTTTGATATCTGACGCACCCTACAATAGATTTTTAGTGAAAATTAAATATGCGTTTCCTAAAACCCTTGTAGAGAAGTGACCTGGGTAGATATTCTCGGCTCTACAATCTTTTTTGGAGATGTCTAATAGAAACCGATAACTTGTCTACCGATTTCTCTGCGTCCTCTGCGCCTCTGCGGTTCGTTCTTCCCTCCTTCAAGCTAGAATTTCATGACTACACTAGAGGAATGGGAAAACCTGCTTAGTCATGTACATCCCAAACTTTGATAAATATCAGTCTTTTGATAAATATCTGTCATCACCCAAAAGAGAGATTTTGTGATTAAATTAACCGTTTACCCTATATTTCAGGGTTTTGTTGTCTCAAATTAACTGCTTATGAAGCTGCGCTCATATATGTTTTTAGGTTTGTTTATCAGCCTGTTCTTGAGTATTTTGCCTTTCTCCGGTAATGTCACTAATGCTGCTACACCAGCAGTACTCTCATTTACGCAAAATGTGCAGAAAACGGTGTTAGACAATGGCTTAACAGTACTCACCAAAGAAGTGCATACTGCACCAGTGGTAAGTGTGCAGGTTTGGTATCAGGTTGGTTCTCGCAATGAGGGAACTGGAGAAAATGGTATTTCTCACCAACTGGAACATTTAATGTTTAAGGGTACTACCGACCGTCCGGTGCAATTTGGCAGGTTATTTAGTGCTTTGGGTAGCCAGTTTAATGCTTTTACTAGTTTTGATGAAACTGCTTATTTTGGTACAGTGCAGCGAGATAAATTAGAAGCATTGTTGACTCTGGAAAGCGATCGCATGAAAAATGCTTTAATAGGCTCAGAGCAACTCACCAGTGAAAAGCGTGTAGTCATTTCTGAGTTACAAGGATATGAAAACTCACCAGGTTATCGTTTAGATAGAGAAGTCAGAAAAGCTGCTTTTCCTAACCGTGCTTACGGTTTACCTGTAGGAGGGACAAAAGCCGATGTAGAGAAATTCACGGTTGAGCAAGTACGCAATTATTACCAAACTTACTACAGTCCTAATAATGCAACTTTAGTAGTGACTGGAGATTTTAGCACCGAACCAACTCTAAAAACTATCAAAGCCACTTTTGGAAAACTCACAAAAGGGAAAAAAACAGCTTTGAAAGTTTCTCCGGCTGTAACTGCAGTGAGTACTGCAAAAAAAGCGCCAATTGTTCTCAAACAACCGGGAAGCGCAGCATTACTACAAGCTATCTATCCTCTACCAGATATCAAACATCCTGATGTTGCTGCAATTGATGTTATGGATGCTATTCTTACGGGTGGACGTAGTTCCCGTCTGTATCAAGCCGTTATAGAAACTGGATTAGCCAGTTCAGTCAGTGGTAGCGCTGCGGAACTTATAGAACCGGGTTGGTATGAAATTAGCGCCATAGCTGCACCAGGTAAGAAATTAAGCAATATTGCGGATAATATTCAGCAATCTTTGACAAAATTACAACAGGAACTTGTTAGTTCAGAAGAATTAAATCGAGCGAAAACGCAATTACAAACTGGGTTAATCTTGAATAACCAGGATATTACCAGTCAAGCTAGTCAATTGGCATATAACCAAATCATTGCTGGAGACTATAATTATACTGAAAAGTATTTGAGTGCGATCGCTCAAGTTACGCCCCAAGATGTCCAACGAGTAGCCAAAACTTACCTCAACCCCGCAAAACAAACTATCGGTTTTTTTGAACCAACTCAAGCAAACGGTGAACCAGGAACTTCTAGTGGTGGTTCTGGTCGGACGGTTGAAAATTTCAGTCCTGGTCAACCTGTAGACCCCGCAGAATTAGCAAAATATTTACCACCAACAACATCAGCTACCAATTCTAATCAACAATCTTTACCAGAACAGTTTACCTTAGCCAATGGCTTAAAAGTACTGCTTTTACAAGACCGTAGCCTTCCCACCATTAATATCAGGGGAAAAATTAACGCTGGTAATGAGTTTGATAGTATTCAAAAAGCAGGTTTAGCAAATTTGACTGCTACCAACTTAATGAATGGTACTAAAACTCAAGATGCTTTAACTTTAGCGCAGACTTTAGAAAACAAAGGGACTGAATTAGGTTTTAGTGCTAGTCGTGAAGGTGTGAGTATCAGCGGACAAGGATTATCGACCAGCTTACCAATACTGATGCAAACCATAGCAGATGTAGTGCAGAACGCCAACTTCCCTGCTGACCAATTAGAACTCAGTCGTCAACGAGAATTAACCAGTCTTAAAGTACAGCTAGACGACCCCAGAGGACTGGGAAGAAGAGTATTTCAACAAGCAATTTACCCCATAAATCATCCTTTCCACAGCTTCCCCACCATTGAGAGTTTACAAAGTATTACTCGTGAAGATGTGGTGAATTTCTATCAACAACACTATCGACCGGATGCTACAACACTTACCTTAGTTGGTGATTTTGAACCAAACCAAGTTAAATCCTTGTTAAATAAAGCTTTCGGTCAATGGACAGCGAAGGGTGAACCTCCTGTACTCAACCTACCAACTGTAACATTACCAATAGACTTACAACAATTAAATTCAGTAATTCCTGGTAAAACAGAGTCTGTTACTTATCTAGGATACAACGGCATTTCTCGCCAAGATCCACGTTTTTATGCTGCACTAATCCTTAATCAGATTTTGGGTGGTGATACCTTATCAAGTCGGTTAGGAACAGAAGTGCGCGATCGCTTGGGTTTGACTTATGGTATTTATAGTGGCTTTGCTGCGGGTATGAATCCTGGTCCATTCGTGATTTCCATGCAGACAGCACCCCAAGACACTCAAAAAGCGATTTCTAGCACCATAGCTTTACTAAAACAATTTCGGGAACAAGGTATAACCGAAGCCGAATTTAAGACAGCGAAACGTTCTCTTATCAACAGTTACCCTGTGGAGTTAGCTAGTCCTAGTCAAGTAGCCAGCATCATTTTGGAAAATGCCATTTTGGGATTATCCGCCTCAGAAATCCGCGAATTTCCCCAGCATATTCAAGCAGTAACGATGACTCAAGTACAAAAAGCAATTGCAGAATTAATTAAACCAGAAAATCTGATCATTGTCACTGCTGGCCCCGACAATACTATCACCAAAGGTAATTAGGTCAAACTAAAAAATAGCAGATAGACCTAACTTCCTTCCCCAGGAAATAATCTAGGTTTCCAAACCTCTCTTCTACAAGGAGAGAGGTTTTTTAGTAAAGTTTAAGACTTTGGAAATATCCTTTAAGCATGAAAATATACAAGATGAAGCTAATTAATAAAAGATTTCTCTATCTAATGGAGGAATAAATATACATACCATAAAGACTAAATAATTAAGTATTCCGATCACCTGACGAAGTTTAGTGATATTATCCCCGTTGATATCTGACAGCGGGGATTTTTTTAAATTATACCAAATGGTAAAATTAATCATAGATTTATCTGTCTAAAGGAAGACTGGATATAGAGAGATTAAATATTAAATATTAAGTAGCCCGATTACCCTACCGGACTTTAGCTTCAAACCTCCTCTTGTTATTAACCGTTCAGGAGGAGGCTTTATTAAACTAATTTCAGTGTTCTCTATTTTTAATCATCATGCTAGATTTTAATCTAAGGATTACAATAGTTACATAAACTAGGGTCAGCAGAATTTATCCCATCAGGAAATAACTTTTGTTCTATAAAATTACACTTTTGGCATTGATAAACTACCGCATAAATCTGGACAGTAGGTTGATAACAACTCGCACAAGGCAATCCTTTGATAGATTCAGTTATAGCAAATCCAGGTGTAGAACATTTTGGACAGCAGCTATTAATTTTATTTAGTAAATCTTGAGTAGCTTTTTCTATATTTTTCATCCGCTGAGGATTATATAGCGCCCTCATATCTGTTTCTATATAAAAACTTCCACTAGCTGAATTAACCAAAGCCAAATTTACAGACTCTCTCAATTTATCCTCAGTAGTAATACCCTTAATAATTTCCGAAGTTTTGCAATCTCTTTTTTCAAAACTAATTACTAAACCATGTTCAGGAAAACCAACCTTGAGTGCAAATTCTTCTGCTTCTTCTAGAGAGTTGACAACCTGATGATTAAAATTAGTTTCCGTTGAAAATACCTCCCCAATAATTTCTAAATCATTCTCTTGATCTAAAAAAACAATAATTTCTCTGTTAGCATAAATATAAGGAAAACTAGGATGAGGTGCAAAACTACCTTCACTAGCTATAGCCAAAGTTTCCCCTGTGATTTCAATAGCTTTATCAGCTTTTAACTTAGCCGCAGCAATTTGCGTTCCTGGGCGTTTGATATCTCTGGTAAAAGTACCAAAAACATCAGTATTGAAATTGTCTGGGACAATCACCTTAATCCCTAATTCCTGCTGTAAAATAGGTGCAATTACTTTTTCTTTATGGTGCATTGTTGCTAATACAGCCACACGATTATTAAATAATTGCTTCGTCATCTTTATTTTTAACTCCTAGATACTAATTAATCCTAAAAAGTAAGGTGGGGATTACCCACCACACAACTTAATTTTGCCCTTGAGGAACTTGATTAACTTGACTGAGTTCAGCCATCAACTTTTCCTTATTACGTCTGCGGATTTTAGCGTAAAGCTGAATACTTGCAGCCATGAAAACCACTAAACCAAAAATTAACCAAGCAGTAATATCTGTAGGCAAATTATTCTTGAATATAGCCAACATCACAATCACCACTAACAAAAGAGTTGGTGCTTCATTTAAAGCCCGTAAATGTTGACCACTCCACTTACATTCATCTGCTGCTAATTGCTTGATCAACCTACCACAATAATGATGATAGCCAATTAAAATAGCAACAAACCCTAATTTAAAATGTAACCAGGGTTCTTTTAACAAATCTGGATTAGTCGAAAGGATACCAATAGCCATTGCTACCGTTACAAACATCCCTGGAGTAGTAATGATATCGTAAAGACGCTTTTCCATAATTTGATACTGATTTTTCAGTATCGTTTTTGCTGGTTCTGGTTCCTGGTTGGCTTCAACGTGGTAAATAAAAAGTCTGACCAGATAGAATAAACCCGCAAACCAAACCACAAAGCCAATAATGTGAAACGCTTTAAACCATGAATAAGCCATGAATCCTAACCTACCTTTTTATGTTGTCCTAACTCTCATTATCAGCTTAGAGGACTTAGTGGCAAGGATACAGATAGGTTAATTTACATTTTGCAGCATAACTATGACGATTTTAAATCATTTACATCATGCTTTAGTAAGACATATGTATAAACACAAAGTCTACTGAAACTGAAGATATCACTTTAAGGTTAATACAAATGGAAACATTCATTTGTTACTGTAATTCAGTGAATTGATAATTAGATCAATATTTTCAATAACCTGGTTTTTTAGGAAAAAACTTTTTATTAACATATAGGAATAATATTTTTTTATAATTTAATCAATTTGAATTTATAAAAAACTGCTGTCTATTTCATTAGATAGAAAGTCTATATCTTTTTGCATACGTATTAAATGTACCTGATGATAGAAGAATTAAGCAACTGGATTAAGCTATTCATAAAGGGTAAGTCATAAAGGAAAGTTAAAATGAGCTTAGAAGAACGGGCAAAAGCCACAGCTAAGAATATAGAAGGTAAAGGTCAAGAAGCGATAGGAAACATAACTGGCGATCCAAAGGATAAAGCTGAAGGTCAAGCCAAACAGGCAGAAAGTGAAGTTAAACACGCTGTCGAAGATATGAAAGACACTGTCAAGAAAAACATTGATTAGATATTAGATAAGTAATGGAGTTCGTAGTTGCATTTATCAAGCAATTACGAACAAAACAAAATGTATGATATGAGGGATATAAAATATGGTTTTGTTTCAGCAGAGTCGTCAAGTTTTGATGGCTTTCGTCTTGATGTTAGTAGTGACATTAACTACGGCTTGTGGTGGTGGAACAACTACAGAAGCTAACCGCGTAAATACCCCAACAGCCATTGGTAAAGATGTTGCTTATGCAGAATTGGAGCGTGGTAATACTTCAGGGGGACAGAATTTTGGTAACTGGGTTGTCCAAACTTCTCAAGGATTAGTTCAGGATGCATATGTTCGAGATAACAATAAGCTAGGCGTGATTATTTCACCTCAAGTTAGTCCTCAGAATGTCAAACCGTTAGCAACATCTTTAGTTCAGGGATTTCGTAAAAACTTCCCTAATCAAGACTTGAAAGTTTTAATTTATGCTCCTGACAAAAAACTGATTTTGACTGCTGATTATGATCGGCAGACTAATCAAGTTAAGTACAGCTAATTCTCATAAAGGAGATTAATAAAATGACAAATAGCGAACAATATAAACGTGAAATCATGAAAGATTTGGCTCAAGGGAATGTCGAATATTTAGATAATGTGAATACAGATTCTACTGAAGAATATCAAACTTTTGATGATTTTGCCCAGAGGACAACAACAGATCAACGTCGGCAGTTATTTAATCAATCTTTACATCCAGAACGCATCTCTCCGAGCCAAATGGAGCCAGAATTACAAAAGGCAATTTCTCAAATTAAACCCAATGAACGAGATGATGTAGCGCGTGCCTTTTTCAAACAATTGAAAGAGAGAGGACTGGACGAGAACCGTTTACAACAACAACTAAGTCTCTCCACTCACAATACTAACCGTATGACTGCTGAGGATGTGAGTAAACTTGCATCTTTCACATATCACAACCACCCTGATGTTTTTCGTCAAGTCTTAGCGGAACAACCGGGAATTATCAAGTTTCTCAGTAATCCTATTGTTGCGGGAATTATTGGGATTGCAGCAGCTAAATGGCTGGGTAGTCGGAAGTAAGAATGTAGATGGGGTGGGCTAAATTCTTCAAAAGCCCCCCTTTCTCAAGAGGATTTGCAGCTACCCTTCACCCTGACTACCTGATTGCCTGATCAAGTAATCTAAAACCCTGTCAATTCGTTCCAAAGCAGCATTATTTGTACGCTGAAACTCTTGATTATTTCTTTGAAACTCCTGAAATTGTCTTTCAGACTGCCTCAGTGCTTGCTGGTGTAAACGTGCAATATCAGCAAGGTTGGTTACTGTTCTTTCTAGTCGTGCTAGTGCTTGACTGTTAGAACGGGTTTCACGTCTGACACCCTCCTGAATGGTACGGACTAAATCAATTTCATCTCCAAGTTGATCTAATCTGCTGTCAATATCATCTAGCCTTGCAGAGATATCTTCTAATGGCTGTGAATTAGTCATAATACCTCTTTCTGTTGTTGGTTTTCTTTGTTTTTCTCCTTAATAGCTTTCGTAACAATGTACGCCGCAAAGTTAGCTGGTGTACGCTCCTGTTCTTCAGCTATATGTATAAGCTCTTTGTATATTTCTTCATCCAGTGTAATTGTAACTCTAGGTCTTATAGCCATAGGGGTAATATCTAGCATTGACACTATTTTAGACTCCTGTTGCTCAAAAAATATTATGTTGACTATTAACGCGATTAACATCAATCATCTACTATAGCATCATAAGCAGCAAATTGAACTTTCTTTCAACCAAAAAATAAATCCTCGATTTCTTTGAGAAGTCGAGGATTTAAGTTTTACCTAATTAGCAGTATTCAATTAAGTAGGTAGGCGAAAATAAATAGAACTATGTTAAGTAAGGTAACAAATTCTGAAATTGGCTCGTAGTTAGGGCTTTAGCCCTACTTTCCGGTCTAAAGACCTTACTACAAACCTTTAATTATTTACGTTACTCTACTTAAACAGCAGCTAATTCTGGACTAGGACGCTTGCTGTTACGGATATTGGTAATAGCCTCAGCATAATCAGGAGCATTGAAAACAGCCGAACCCGCTACAATAGCATTAGCGCCAGCTTCCAAAACTTGCCAAGTATTATTAGCTTTTAGTCCGCCGTCAACTTCAATCCAAGGATCTAAACCGCGTTCATCGCACATTTGACGCAACTTGCGAATTTTAGGAACTACGCTAGGAATAAAGCTTTGACCACCAAAACCGGGGTTAACGCTCATAATTAGCACTAAATCGCACAATTCTAGGACATATTCAATTAACTCCAAAGGTGTACCCGGATTAAGTACAACTCCAGCTTTCTTACCGAGTTCTCTGATTTGTCCGAGGGTGCGGTGTAAGTGAGGGGAAGCGTTGTGTTCAGCGTGTACGGAAATAATATCAGCACCAGCCTTAGCAAAACCTTCTACATACTTTTCTGGTTCCACAATCATCAAGTGGACATCCAGGGGTTTGGTTGTAACTGGACGAATCGCCTCCACAATCAGGGGACCTATCGTAATATTAGGTACAAAACGACCGTCCATTACATCAACGTGAATCCAATCTGCTCCAGCTTTGTCTACGGCGCGAATGTCGTCACCTAACCGACTAAAATCGGCTGATAGGATAGATGGAGCGATAACTATAGGCTTTTGAGATGGGTTTTGGGTCATGGCTGATGGGTTTTTAAGCGTCCTCGTCTGTAAGTATTGTAACAAAATATGGAATTTTTGGTAATTGGGGAACAAGTAACAACTGACTACTTATGAACAAAAAACTAACTTGGGTAATTTGGGGATTGGGTGTTTCCTGTTTGAGTTTGCCGGTCTTGGCTGCTATCAA contains the following coding sequences:
- a CDS encoding Calx-beta domain-containing protein is translated as MNPLLNSALTLTYSQLSAFSGLDSFWQSFDTAFGTQYNRSIAEILRLQWQTGDFSQIPQIEILDSSILGTANGAYASSTNQIYLSANFVATATPAAISALLLEEIGHFVDAQINLTDSAGDEGAIFAELVQGYSLDDATLQALQAEDDSATITVNGQTIQVEQQDFTGTSGNDTIEGTSSDDKLFGQGGNDTLLGQGGNDQLFGGTGSDTLTGGTGSDQFVFETFNNSTLSQDLDVVTDFVKGQDKIDLSTVGIADYQTLLTLISDDSLGDAVITARFNNSSNPIYGYRLKINGFSSSQLAATDYILSTSVVNDTITGSNNTDDLFGGLGNDTLQGSGGEDRLFGEQGDDRFLGGTGSDTFIGGTGLDTFVFETFNNSTLSQDLDVVTDFVQGQDKIDLRSVGIADYQTLLTLISDDSLGDAVITARFNNSSNPIYGYRLKINGFSSSQLAATDYILSTSVVNDTITGSNNTDDLFGGLGNDTLQGSGGNDRLFGEQGDDRLLGGTGNDTLYGGEGTDTAVYSGTFSQYQITTNAGVTTITDSVSNRDGIDTLSGVEKVQFSDQTITLTNNVLPTITLAVSPASVTEDGTANLIYTFTRTGSTTNTLTVNFSASSNGVIGTDFTESGTTTFTDNLNGTATGTVTFLAGSSTATVTVDPTADTLFESDITISVNVTSGTGYIAITTPVSATITDDDVAVIPVITLAVSPPSVTEDGTANLIYTFTRTGSTTNALSVNYGINGTANGSDYTGATPGTGKTITFAAGSSTAILTINPTADTTVEANETVALTLASGTGYTVGTTTAVTGTITNDDVAVIPVITLAVSPPSVTEDGTANLIYTFTRTGSTTNALSVNYGINGTANGSDYTGATPGTGKTITFAAGSSTAILTINPTADTTVEANETVALTLASGTGYTVGTTTAVTGTITNDDLPPLPVITIAATDANAAEPTNPGVFTLTRTGSTTSALTVNYTTAGTATNGTDYSNLTGTVTFAAGSNTATVTVNPIDDTIVEGTETAILNLAAGTGYTLGTVKSATVNIADNDLPPLPVITIAATDANAAEPTNPGVFTLTRTGSTTSALTVNYTTAGTATNGTDYSNLTGTVTFAAGSATATVTVNPIDDTIVEGTETAILNLAAGTGYTLGTAKTATVNIADNDLPPLPVITIAATDANAAEPTNPGVFTLTRTGSTTSALTVNYTTAGTATNGTDYSNLTGTVTFAAGSATATVTVNPIDDTIVEGTETAILNLATGTGYTLGAAKSATVNIADNDLPLITINLSDDQTIVEGSTSSQNVSYTVTLSDTSTQTITVQYATSNGTAIAGSDYTGKTGTLTFNPGVTSQVINIPIVNNFINEADETFTLSLTSPTNASLGTKTSATTTITDTLTASVTTTLPPFVENLSLTGTASIDGTGNAGNNVLIGNHKNNILFGGSGADTLKGKAGDDTLIGGADADIFEFGGQAVAVNPVTGLSEETGTTLGLIGPKSISIGKDTITDFATGVDQILLDISTFTAVGPAGSDLSSVANGFSLVNQVTNDGIDSENAYLVYNQGTGDLFYNVNLSAFGSGGGGIFANLGVGTVLAATDISLIA
- a CDS encoding pitrilysin family protein → MKLRSYMFLGLFISLFLSILPFSGNVTNAATPAVLSFTQNVQKTVLDNGLTVLTKEVHTAPVVSVQVWYQVGSRNEGTGENGISHQLEHLMFKGTTDRPVQFGRLFSALGSQFNAFTSFDETAYFGTVQRDKLEALLTLESDRMKNALIGSEQLTSEKRVVISELQGYENSPGYRLDREVRKAAFPNRAYGLPVGGTKADVEKFTVEQVRNYYQTYYSPNNATLVVTGDFSTEPTLKTIKATFGKLTKGKKTALKVSPAVTAVSTAKKAPIVLKQPGSAALLQAIYPLPDIKHPDVAAIDVMDAILTGGRSSRLYQAVIETGLASSVSGSAAELIEPGWYEISAIAAPGKKLSNIADNIQQSLTKLQQELVSSEELNRAKTQLQTGLILNNQDITSQASQLAYNQIIAGDYNYTEKYLSAIAQVTPQDVQRVAKTYLNPAKQTIGFFEPTQANGEPGTSSGGSGRTVENFSPGQPVDPAELAKYLPPTTSATNSNQQSLPEQFTLANGLKVLLLQDRSLPTINIRGKINAGNEFDSIQKAGLANLTATNLMNGTKTQDALTLAQTLENKGTELGFSASREGVSISGQGLSTSLPILMQTIADVVQNANFPADQLELSRQRELTSLKVQLDDPRGLGRRVFQQAIYPINHPFHSFPTIESLQSITREDVVNFYQQHYRPDATTLTLVGDFEPNQVKSLLNKAFGQWTAKGEPPVLNLPTVTLPIDLQQLNSVIPGKTESVTYLGYNGISRQDPRFYAALILNQILGGDTLSSRLGTEVRDRLGLTYGIYSGFAAGMNPGPFVISMQTAPQDTQKAISSTIALLKQFREQGITEAEFKTAKRSLINSYPVELASPSQVASIILENAILGLSASEIREFPQHIQAVTMTQVQKAIAELIKPENLIIVTAGPDNTITKGN
- a CDS encoding DUF6671 family protein; amino-acid sequence: MTKQLFNNRVAVLATMHHKEKVIAPILQQELGIKVIVPDNFNTDVFGTFTRDIKRPGTQIAAAKLKADKAIEITGETLAIASEGSFAPHPSFPYIYANREIIVFLDQENDLEIIGEVFSTETNFNHQVVNSLEEAEEFALKVGFPEHGLVISFEKRDCKTSEIIKGITTEDKLRESVNLALVNSASGSFYIETDMRALYNPQRMKNIEKATQDLLNKINSCCPKCSTPGFAITESIKGLPCASCYQPTVQIYAVVYQCQKCNFIEQKLFPDGINSADPSLCNYCNP
- the hemJ gene encoding protoporphyrinogen oxidase HemJ gives rise to the protein MAYSWFKAFHIIGFVVWFAGLFYLVRLFIYHVEANQEPEPAKTILKNQYQIMEKRLYDIITTPGMFVTVAMAIGILSTNPDLLKEPWLHFKLGFVAILIGYHHYCGRLIKQLAADECKWSGQHLRALNEAPTLLLVVIVMLAIFKNNLPTDITAWLIFGLVVFMAASIQLYAKIRRRNKEKLMAELSQVNQVPQGQN
- a CDS encoding CsbD family protein produces the protein MSLEERAKATAKNIEGKGQEAIGNITGDPKDKAEGQAKQAESEVKHAVEDMKDTVKKNID